CTGAGGTcaacgcagaaggtcccagggggCTGTTTGTGACTTCTGGATTGGTTCTTCTGTTCCAGCTGAGAACCACCACCACGGCAGTCATCAGCCGGGACTTCACAGAGGACCGCCTCTGGCTAAACGGCAAGGAAGCTGACGTCGGACACCCGCGTCTCCAGTCCTGCCTACGGGAGAGTGAGTGGAAGGCAGTGCTGGGAAGCAAAGCCAGGAAGGATAAACCTGGTTTATCAAGCCTGGATTCCGGGGCTCCGCTTTTGGAAGCTGTTAGGGGCAGAGGAAACTTGGCATCAAGGACCCCGATTTCGATTGTTTTCTGATGGAAGATGGGCTAATAACTTTTCACTCCTTGcgcttagtgcagccttcctcaacctggggcgctccagatgtgttggactacaactcccagaatgccccagccagctggctggggcattctgggaattgtagtccaacacatctggagcgccccaggttgaggaaggctggcttagtgcAAGGCAAAAGttgcagaacctctggcctgcctggggtccaaatcaggctgaaagaggctcaacactcCTGATGGGTGTTTAATCTCAATGGAGGGGTGGGGCAGGATTCAGGCACTAATAGCACTAAGGATCAGGAAAACAGCTGTAAAACTGGAGTCCAAAAAACAAGTGAGAGACAGCTGTCCTAGTTGTTCCCAACACGTTTCGGCGTGTAATTCAAGGGAATTACAAACTCTTAAAGGCTTCTTTGGATGAAGAAAGGCAGCAGGAATCCTCTGGAAAAGGTTTTAAGAGTTTGCGATTCCCTTGATTAAAGACTCATGTTGAAACATGTTGAGAACAACCAGGACAGCTGCCTCTGGTTTGTTTTAGGATTCAGGCACCCCCTGCGCAACAAACGCCAGACGGATGTTTCGGGACTGTGCAGAGCTCAGCAGTCCAAGTGCAAATACTGATACTGGGCACACAGTGGAGTGTTCCATCATGTGAGACACTCCCCCCCCGCTGCgtcaagtggtacagtccagacgcAACTCTGCCACATCAAAGGCAGCCAGCCTTGCGTTTCTTCGATTGCAGGGTTTCCCCTCTGTCCTTCTGTCTCCAGGGCTACATcacttatttattatgtttttatactccccagtagctgaagctctctgggtggttcacaataattaGAACTATAAACGACAggacaataaaacacaatatataaTTTCAAACTTAAAACTACAGTGTAAAAGTAATTGACAAACAGAAGTTAGCGGcagtgcaaacatttaaaatactgtgtgagatataaaacaaactgaaaaactcaAATGGCtgggagaatcaaaaggtctttgCTTTGTTCGctaatgcgctctctctctctcttgcagtgCGCCGGCTGGCTAGGAAGCGCCGTGGTGGTGGCGACAGCAATGGCGACAACAGTGGTGACCCCGGTCCCCTCAGCCTGGCCTACAAGGTCCACATTGCCTCGGAGAACAACTTCCCCACGGCAGCTGGGTTGGCCTCTTCTGCGGCCGGCTACGCCTGCCTGGGTGAGTGGAGGAGCTGGCAGCGGCTcctggctgatccgccagctctGGCTTCTTGACTCCGTCGGCTTCCTGTTCAAAATGGCTCAGAGCAGAGGTTGAGACGGGAAGGGGCAGGCTCAGAGGAACCCTCAATGGGCGGTGGGTTCTGACGGGGGCCGTCGTGGGCAGAGGACTTTGCAGAATGGCATCACACCTACTGAAACATAGATCACACTCATCTATccccacaacaaaatgttgccgtgTGAAGTGTTCCAGCTGGAGCCGTCCAGGGCCTCTTCCAGCATTACTCCGTTAATCATTTTCAGCCTTCcttcaacctggtgtcttccagatgttttgggctgcaactcccagcatacctggcCATCGGTCATGCTGGGtgtggctgatgggtgttgaaggccaaaatatcaggttgaggaaggctgtattaggaTGTAAGCAGAGCTGTGTTGGGTCAGaacaaaggcctttctagtccaatattctgtttgcacggtggccaaccagatggccgAAATGGAAGCCTTCCTCTCCCCGCTCACTCTTTCTCGGTGTAacctaccctgcagggttgttgttgttgtgaggttgagAGGGGTGCAGGGAGAGATACGTGTGCAGTTCCAAACTCTTTGCAAGGCCTGATCCCGGCCTCTTCTCTTTGATGTCGCAGTCTACACCCTGGCCAGGCTGTACGGCGTGGAAGGGGAGCTCTCGGAAGTGGCGCGCCAGGGCTCCGGCAGTGCCTGCCGAAGTATGTTCGGGGGCTTTGTGCAGTGGATCATGGGGGAGAACGCCGACGGCAAGGACAGTGTCGCCCAGCAGGTGGCGCCGGAGACACACTGGCCCCAGTTGAGGGTCTTGATCCTGGTGGTGAGTGAGGGGGCGCGGAGGCGGCCACTGATAAAACGCTGCAGGGTTTGCAAAGGAGTCTGGGGCACGCCTCTCAGCATAGAGCGAGAGGCGCTGGactctgcagctcccataatctaAGGATTCTGGTAGTAGAAAAATCTGGCACATCTGGACGGTGCCATGTTACGGAGGACCTGGCATAATTGCTgtgttctctccccctccttggcAGGTGAGCGCCGAGAAGAAACTGGTGGGCAGCACAGCTGGGATGCAGACCAGCGTGCAGACCAGCCTCCTGCTGAAGGTAAGAGGCTGTGCTGCCCCCTACTGGCAGTATGACACATGCCTCTCGATGCCGCTTTCCTACCGCCTCGCCATAGGGTTGGCGGATTGGGGGAATGCCGTGAGTCCGGTGGGTTGTCCTCTTCTGGCGGACAGCTCCTCTGCACCGTCTCTTCTGGGACTGCGAACGCCTGCCCTGTGGTGGTGTTTCCCTATAAGGAGGGTCTTGTTAGGTTCTCCCTAAAAATGTcgtcatagaagcatagaatagtagagttggaaggggcctataaggccattgagtccaaccccctgctcaatgcaggaatccaccctaaaagcatccctgacagatgcttgtccagctgcctcttgaaggcctctagtgtgggagaacccatcacctccttaggtcactggttccattgtcatactgctctaacaatcaggacgttttttctgatgtccagctggaatctggcttcctgtaacttgagcccgctattccgtgtcctgcactctgggaggatcgagaagagatcctggccctcctctgtgtgacaaccttttaagtatgtgaagagtgctgtcatgtctcccctccatcttctcttctccaggctaaacatgcccagttctttcagtcttttcaCTCTAGGTCATTCTTCCcccatctggtgccttccagatgttttggacacccatcagcccctacccaccatggccgatggtcaggaatcctggaaggtgctgtccaaaacatctggagcacaccaggttggggaaggccgctttTAGGCCTCTGGAATCcaggccgtttagggcttttaacAGCCGGCCCTTTGAATTGCATCCAGATGTGTATTCATGTCCTAAGATGGGCATCCCAAGCTCACACGGCAGTGTCCTCATGGTGTGTGATCCTCATGATGTGTATTAACTGCATCTTTCAGCACCGGGCCAAGGCTGTGGTTCCGGAGCGCATGGCCCAGATGATCGAGCACATTCAACAGCAGGACTTTGAGGCCTTTGGCAAGCTCACCATGAAGGAGAGCAACCAGTTCCATGCCACCTGCCTGGACACTTTCCCGCCTATCTTCTACCTCAACGATGTCTCCAAGCAAGTTGTAGCCTTGGTGCACCGCTTCAATGGCCACCACGGCAAAACCAAGGTTGGATGGTCCAGTTGCAGTtattggaatgggggtggggtgggggcagtgaccTCCCAGGGCAAGGATAATAGTGCTTGCTTTGCAAGGGGAGCTATTATATCATCAtccaccaacaactggccatcaaattcaacttcATCAAACaacctccatagaatcatagaatagcagagttggaaggggcctacaaggccatcgagtccaaccccctgatcaatacaggaatccaccctaaagcgtctctgacagatggttgtccagctgcctctagtgtgggagagcccacaacctcaccaggcaactgattccattgtcgtactgctctaacagtcaggaagtttttcctgatgtccagctggaatctggctttctttaacttgagcctgttattccgtgtcctgcactctaggaggatcgagaagagatcctggccctcctctgggtgacaaccttttaagtatttgaagagtgctttcatgtctcccctcaaccttctcttctccaggctaaacatgcccagttctttcagtctctcttcataccatgcatactcacccgaaacaatcttggaaaatgtagatcataaaatatactgggacagaacaattcatacataCAAAAGCAATACCCTGTAACTGACCAGACGTAGCAgttacagacaaaaaagaaaaacacacttacctcatcgacataACAATAGCTAATGACAAAAGtgttaaagaaaaggaagaggaaaaaagagaaacatatccaccactggccatggaaattaaagaactatggcaacaggaaaaggtcacaattattccatcacttcagtcaccggcatcacatcaagaAACTATAtggaaaactttcagaaactggttCTACcagaatacatccacaccaacatccagaaagcagtcatttttaaaatatgctcaatagtcaagaaattcctgaatcagtaaaagacaacatgacttggcaaagcccaccatgtctttctaaaaaaaacaccacgagAGAATAAAGAGAgggataataatgataataatacaaTTATGAACCATTAATTGTTATTTATCTTTAATATGTATTGTTAagcattattttattaattactttATTGTTACCTTTATATCCTGCGTTTTTTCCTCttgcgaggaacccaaggcggcttttacggcccatttttattttcacaacaatgctgtgaggtagtttaagctaagagccagtgactggtccaaagttacccagtgagcttcatggctaagcgaGCTTCATAGGCAATAGACCCCGgatctcctaagtcccagtccaatactctaaccattcattattttgatatttatttatttgttattcacCCATAGAAGATTAATTAGGTCTGTGCACTTTCTGATCAGATTTCCCTGTAAGAAGGGTTGGATCTATAAATTCGCCCTGAAGCTCTTACCTAAACTTTAAGTCCGGGTCCACAAGGTGGAGCCCTCTGTTACTCCATaacccagccagtgtggtgtagtggttagagtgttggactgggagtcgggagatccgggttctagtccccatttggtcatggacgctcactgggtgactttgggccagtcacagcctctcagcccaacccacctctcagggttgttgtcgtgaagataaaattgagaggaggaggaggattatgtacgcggccttgggttccttggaggaaaaaaggcaagatataaatgtaatgataaaaCAATGCATCTGGGGCAGGAAAGACTTTTGCAAGCacaccccaatctcccccccccccccgcccacccttgTCAACACACACGAGAGGGTGCGTTTGTGGTCTTTTTGATCAAACGGGCTGCTTTCCTGACCCCTGGCGTTGATTGCAGGTGGCCTATACTTTTGACGCGGGCCCCAACGCGGTGCTCTTCATGCTGGAAGACACGGTGGATGAGTTTGTGGAAGTGGTGAAGCGCAGCTTTCCGCCAGAGAAGAACAGCGACCAGTAAGTGAGCTCAGGCGTTTCTCTTCGGCTTATTGTGCCATTGCTgtggccagggggtggggctgCCTGCCACGGGCCCCCCAAAAAGACAGAAGGCGGGTCTCGGATGCTCGCCGAAGGAAAACGGTTACAAACAGCCAATACTTAAAATCGTTGCTACACATAATGTGTTTTGCATTCAGTAGGTAGTTTCTCTATCTTCTAGGATAGATcctgtgttttggcctacaactcccataagccctagccagtatcgccaatggtgagggattatgggagttgtaggccaaaacatctggagggccacaaggtcTAAGACATAGGGGACGGATCCCTGCAATAGAGGGCTGCCTTATTCAAAATGTGTTCGCATCCTGCCCCAACTTGGTGCCGCAGATACTTTGGACGGGCTGTTGGCCGTgttggctagggctcatgggagttgaagtcccaaacatctggaacgtaccaggttggggaaggctgcattaggtgTACTCATACTAGTAACAAATTGGgagtgtgttttttgttttgtttaaaatttacAGCCTCCTTTTCCATTGAAATAGTAACCAGAGTGGCTTACAGTTAATCCAATAGGGTGTGGCAACGCTCCCACACTTAGACCCACCGGCTCGATGACCCTAAGCCTCCGTTCCGTCCCTCTGCTTAGGTTCCTGACAGGTTTGCCGGTGGAGGCGGCGGCACCATCAGAAGAGCTGCTCTCCGCGGTGCTGACGGATCCCGTGCCAGGAGCGATCCAGTACCTGCTCCTCACCAAGGTACGGCTGGAACTGGGTAGCGTCCGTTCTGCGTCCCGGACACTGAGTGAAGCTGCAGCCTGCTTCGTAGAACAGCTGTGACTTTGCTCACGACGCAGCAGCCTGAGTTGTTCCTCCGCTGGGCCTTGGGGTTTTTGCCGCCACTCTGAAGTCGTGGCCTCCTCTTTGGCAGGcaccatcttagaatcatagaatcatagaatagcagagttggaagcggcctacaaggccatcgagtccaaccccctgctcaatgcaggaatccaccctaaagcatccctgacagatggttgtccagctgcctcttgaatgcttctagtgtgggagcgcccacaacctccctaggtaggccGCAGGCAGccaggagggccaaatttggcccacgaACTGAAGTTCTACACCCCTGGAATAGGGCGTGTTTCCATTTTCTACCCTTGCCCGGGCAAGAGCCGGCAGAGGCGAGCAGGCCAGCACATGGCTAGatggacttcctcttcctcccagaccCAAGCCCAGCTTCagttcttggaggaagggcaagtCATttctcagcaagtgcccaacacGGCCCCTCCCTTCTCCGCAAATAGCTCCACCCTGGCCCGGACAACCGTGTTTTTTGCAATTCTGGTGTTCTCTGCCCTGTGTCACTTCCCGGGATGGTATTAGGCCCCCTTGGAAAGAAGAAGGATGGCATTGCACAGGGTGTGCTCTTCCCCACATTGGTGGAACTGAAAATGAAGTCTCTCTTCCTCTtcgtcttatttattttatttatttatttatttatttattacatttctctaccgcccaatttctctctgggcggttcacaaaaattaaaaccattcaaaatataaaacagtataaaaccataatataaaatacaatataaaagcttaaccagataaaaacagcagcaatgcaaaattacaaatttaaaacactgagttaaaatttatttatagactgttaaaatgctgggagaataaaaaggtcttcacctggcttctgaaagcatataatgtaggtgccaagcgaacctccttagggagctcattccacagctggggtgccacagcagagaaggccctgctcctggtagccacctgcctcacttcctttggcagggctcgcggagaaggacccctgaggatgaccttagggtccgggcaggcacatatgggaggaggcgttccttcagatagcctggccccaagccgtttagggctttaaatgttcataccagcactttgaatcgggcctggacctggactggcagccaatgaacctggaaaaggactggcatcttcttcctctctctctctccctccctccctctctctctctccctccctctctccccacccctttggaGGACAAGGAGGAAATCTCTGCCAGTTGTTGTAAAAGCAACTTGATTAAAACCTGCGTGCGCTTGCACATGTTCAAACAAGAGTGCTGAAATGGCGTGGGAGCAAACTCGCTCTTTGTCTTCTTGGGTCAGCCTCCGGTGTCCTGACGTTCTCCAGAAGCgtggggcttcaactcccatcatccccaggccgCACAGGtgtggctgggtgtgtgtgatgggaactgtagtccaaggcttgttcacctgcttctcactctggcccaggcaagggtggtggtggtgaagagagCCACAGATGCCGTGGACTCCGGGTTtccctgcctggcaagcaagcaagtggaagccaTGATGTGGAAGAGCAGCATCAGTTGGGGACCGTGGTGCTGAGAAGCTCGCCCCACCGAGGGAGGGGCCCCACTGTGGGTGCTTTGCCCAAGGGCCGGCAAAATCCCACTGCTCTGTTTCCACATCAGCCCTGCAACTCCACGTGGAAGAGAattccgtatttatttatttatttatttatttattaca
The sequence above is drawn from the Elgaria multicarinata webbii isolate HBS135686 ecotype San Diego chromosome 14, rElgMul1.1.pri, whole genome shotgun sequence genome and encodes:
- the MVD gene encoding diphosphomevalonate decarboxylase, whose translation is MAEDDKPLAPVTCTAPVNIAVIKYWGKRDEDLILPINSSLSVTLHQDQLRTTTTAVISRDFTEDRLWLNGKEADVGHPRLQSCLREMRRLARKRRGGGDSNGDNSGDPGPLSLAYKVHIASENNFPTAAGLASSAAGYACLVYTLARLYGVEGELSEVARQGSGSACRSMFGGFVQWIMGENADGKDSVAQQVAPETHWPQLRVLILVVSAEKKLVGSTAGMQTSVQTSLLLKHRAKAVVPERMAQMIEHIQQQDFEAFGKLTMKESNQFHATCLDTFPPIFYLNDVSKQVVALVHRFNGHHGKTKVAYTFDAGPNAVLFMLEDTVDEFVEVVKRSFPPEKNSDQFLTGLPVEAAAPSEELLSAVLTDPVPGAIQYLLLTKPGPGPVLVEDASCHLLGADGLPRSNR